One segment of Niabella beijingensis DNA contains the following:
- a CDS encoding sensor histidine kinase, whose protein sequence is MKRGFFHILFWLVYLVQDITLSFLWDSSILSQYSVRERLWVAICLCCSLLLPKIIFTYYIMNLIGGHTKGISRSIVIKGLVGFVLTVLVVRIIEADFVYPYLLSKYPYHRPLWSLFSFIFASIDLGFISGIALAIKQLFLRLNAAENEKRLIQEKLETELKFLKNQTNPHFLFNTLNSIYALSLKGSEDTSKMIIKLSHLLRYTLYTVESKFVPIDEEIKILEDYINLETIRYSNKLTISFKKNIDDKGEPIVPLLFLPLVENAFKHGVSEGRSNSYIRILATLEERVLVFSIRNSKETNEDSGEIVKSIGLNNVKRQLEIMYTDYDFNITNSETEFEVSLRINLGSYTGF, encoded by the coding sequence ATGAAGCGCGGTTTCTTTCATATTTTATTCTGGCTTGTCTATCTGGTTCAGGATATCACCCTTTCCTTTTTGTGGGACAGCTCCATATTGTCTCAGTATTCTGTAAGAGAACGGCTTTGGGTAGCCATTTGTTTATGTTGCTCCCTGCTGCTCCCGAAAATAATTTTTACGTATTATATTATGAACCTGATAGGCGGGCATACAAAAGGGATTTCAAGGAGCATCGTTATAAAGGGGCTGGTTGGGTTTGTACTTACAGTTTTGGTGGTAAGGATTATTGAAGCAGATTTTGTATATCCCTATTTATTGTCAAAATATCCGTATCACCGTCCCCTTTGGTCTTTATTCAGTTTTATATTTGCTTCTATTGATCTGGGGTTTATAAGTGGTATTGCATTAGCCATCAAACAACTGTTTCTGCGACTGAATGCTGCGGAGAACGAAAAGCGTCTTATACAGGAAAAGCTGGAAACAGAACTGAAATTCTTAAAGAACCAAACGAACCCTCATTTTCTTTTTAATACGCTCAACAGTATCTATGCCCTGTCCTTAAAAGGATCGGAGGATACCTCTAAAATGATCATCAAACTTTCTCATTTGCTTCGTTATACGCTGTATACTGTTGAGTCTAAATTTGTGCCGATCGATGAGGAGATTAAGATCCTTGAGGATTATATTAATCTTGAAACCATCCGGTATTCGAATAAACTGACAATAAGTTTTAAAAAGAACATCGACGATAAGGGGGAACCGATTGTTCCGTTGCTTTTTCTTCCGCTGGTGGAAAATGCTTTCAAACATGGCGTTTCCGAAGGGAGAAGCAATTCTTATATTCGGATTTTAGCAACATTGGAAGAACGGGTTTTGGTTTTTTCCATAAGGAATTCAAAAGAAACAAATGAGGATAGTGGAGAAATCGTAAAAAGCATTGGTCTGAACAATGTAAAACGCCAGCTGGAAATCATGTATACCGACTACGACTTCAATATAACCAATTCTGAAACCGAATTTGAAGTATCCTTAAGAATCAATCTTGGCAGTTACACCGGGTTTTGA
- a CDS encoding helix-turn-helix domain-containing protein, translating into MGNKDGYYSYRTAVPPAFEEVFTGFYFAENRSDAIITQKLLPSFQTIMVFGFGTPAVLFAKQNEALTLNKCLVIGPIKQAFDYALPPQSELLVANFKGDAFFRFFGNVLASGPLLLHPDALVSDNCFTALWYALHLLNDNNDRVNYILDFCVPYLQRQNPIASQMAGFNSSNRSLIKEISKQQRLSERSMQSYHKKYFGYSAKEMDRYQRFLKAIQRLQTITTSSATKVDWFEIIDHCGYYDQSQLIHDFKHYLDLSPTQYLKLQEAICHPAD; encoded by the coding sequence ATGGGTAATAAAGACGGATATTACAGCTACCGGACCGCGGTACCACCGGCGTTTGAGGAGGTATTTACCGGTTTTTATTTTGCTGAAAACCGGTCTGACGCAATCATTACTCAAAAACTTTTACCTTCCTTTCAAACCATAATGGTATTTGGCTTTGGCACCCCTGCCGTTTTGTTTGCTAAACAAAACGAGGCCCTCACGCTAAACAAATGCCTGGTTATTGGCCCCATTAAACAGGCTTTTGACTATGCGCTACCTCCACAGTCGGAGCTATTGGTGGCCAATTTTAAAGGCGATGCTTTTTTTCGCTTTTTTGGTAATGTGCTGGCATCCGGTCCCCTTTTATTACACCCCGACGCCTTAGTGAGCGACAATTGCTTTACCGCCTTATGGTATGCACTGCATTTATTAAACGATAATAACGACCGCGTAAACTATATTCTTGATTTTTGTGTTCCTTACCTGCAGCGCCAGAACCCTATTGCCAGCCAGATGGCTGGTTTTAACAGCAGCAACCGGAGCCTGATAAAAGAAATATCAAAGCAGCAGCGTTTATCAGAAAGATCCATGCAAAGCTATCATAAGAAATATTTTGGCTATTCTGCAAAAGAAATGGATCGCTATCAACGTTTTTTAAAAGCCATTCAACGGTTACAAACTATAACGACATCTTCTGCTACCAAAGTTGACTGGTTTGAAATCATTGATCACTGCGGTTATTATGACCAGAGCCAGCTGATCCATGATTTTAAACATTACCTGGATCTAAGCCCCACTCAATACCTGAAACTGCAGGAGGCCATCTGCCACCCTGCAGATTGA
- a CDS encoding DUF4097 domain-containing protein, whose protein sequence is MKKIVATIILSIALVSLAGAQERQFKLPKKTGTLKVNIPGVTIEGYDGNEVVFSAPELKREEKDERAAGLRLVSGSGLTDNTGLNLSVRENGGVIDVDEVGRRDRELITIKVPNTMSVKVATTGAMNAGRSVDIKDFKGELEISTMYNAISLHNITGPVNAKTIYGELTATFASLVKGPVSLVSVYKFVDVSIPSSLKANVNISTKNGNIYAADGLDIKKEVSKEKKDSDGEDLTGLTEWSRSSDITGTLNGGGMDLILKTSYGKIYLRKN, encoded by the coding sequence ATGAAAAAAATAGTAGCAACCATTATTTTGTCTATAGCACTCGTTTCTTTGGCCGGTGCGCAGGAGCGGCAATTTAAATTGCCTAAAAAAACAGGTACACTGAAAGTAAATATTCCTGGTGTAACGATTGAAGGATATGATGGTAATGAAGTCGTTTTTTCTGCACCGGAGCTTAAGCGGGAGGAGAAAGATGAAAGAGCCGCAGGTCTCAGATTGGTTTCCGGCTCCGGTTTAACAGACAATACCGGCCTGAATCTAAGTGTCCGGGAAAATGGAGGAGTTATTGATGTAGACGAAGTAGGTAGAAGAGACCGAGAGCTCATTACAATTAAAGTACCAAACACCATGTCGGTAAAAGTTGCAACGACAGGTGCCATGAATGCTGGCAGATCTGTAGACATAAAAGATTTTAAAGGAGAATTGGAAATCAGTACCATGTACAATGCTATTTCATTGCACAATATTACAGGACCTGTTAATGCGAAAACAATTTACGGAGAGCTGACTGCAACATTTGCTTCCCTGGTAAAAGGCCCGGTGTCACTGGTTTCGGTCTATAAATTCGTTGATGTAAGCATTCCTTCCAGTCTGAAAGCCAATGTGAATATTTCTACGAAAAACGGAAATATTTATGCTGCTGATGGCCTGGATATTAAAAAGGAAGTCTCTAAGGAGAAAAAGGACAGTGATGGAGAAGATCTTACAGGGTTAACGGAATGGAGCAGGTCTTCAGATATAACAGGCACACTCAATGGCGGCGGTATGGATCTGATTTTGAAAACCAGCTATGGAAAAATCTACCTGCGTAAAAATTAA
- a CDS encoding LytR/AlgR family response regulator transcription factor, giving the protein MKPLQCLIVEDEPLASEVIMHHIKQIPFLNLAGVCTDAIHAIDFLQNEKIDVIFLDIHLPKLKGLDFAKSLKNPPKIIITSAYADYALEGYELNIIDYLLKPIEFSRFFSAVNKLQAEAPPAYIPSVESLLPERKYIFFNVNKKMVKVYLDEILFIESLREYLKITTENQTILTKFQISEIDAILPHSEFIRVHRSFIIALEKIDAYSQTDIEIHKHMIPVGRNYKELVHSILKNRL; this is encoded by the coding sequence ATGAAACCGTTACAGTGCCTGATTGTTGAAGATGAACCACTCGCCAGTGAAGTCATCATGCATCATATCAAACAAATACCTTTTTTAAATTTGGCGGGTGTATGCACAGATGCCATCCATGCCATCGATTTTCTTCAAAATGAAAAGATCGACGTTATTTTCCTGGACATTCATCTTCCAAAACTAAAGGGTCTTGACTTTGCCAAATCTCTTAAAAACCCTCCGAAAATAATTATAACCTCGGCATATGCCGACTATGCATTGGAGGGCTATGAACTGAACATCATTGATTATTTACTGAAACCCATTGAATTCAGCAGGTTCTTTTCCGCAGTGAATAAATTACAGGCCGAGGCGCCGCCGGCATATATTCCGTCAGTTGAAAGCCTGCTTCCGGAGAGAAAATATATTTTCTTCAACGTCAATAAAAAAATGGTCAAGGTTTACCTTGATGAAATTCTGTTTATAGAAAGCCTTCGTGAATATTTAAAGATCACCACCGAAAACCAAACCATTCTAACGAAATTTCAGATATCTGAGATAGATGCGATCCTCCCGCATTCAGAATTTATACGCGTCCATCGTTCTTTTATCATTGCCCTGGAAAAAATAGATGCTTATTCTCAAACTGATATTGAGATACATAAACATATGATCCCTGTCGGAAGAAACTATAAAGAACTGGTGCATTCCATTTTAAAAAACAGGTTGTAA
- a CDS encoding RNA polymerase sigma factor, translating into MLQLPKNLDDQELMKLCREGNADCFSELYGRYKKAVFNTILRLVTDFAQAEDLLQEVFIALYQEIMKGRQIEHFGGFSRRVAANKAISFLRKQKRTLVFEESHENVIEEEAEDEGLFEMRVEEVKKAINSLPEGFRTIVNLYVMEGLPQEEIAGLLGISHATVRTQYHRAKKKILSLLQKEVA; encoded by the coding sequence GTGTTGCAACTACCGAAGAATTTAGATGACCAGGAGCTGATGAAGCTGTGCCGGGAAGGTAATGCAGACTGCTTTTCCGAACTCTACGGACGGTACAAGAAGGCGGTTTTCAATACCATCCTGCGTTTGGTTACTGATTTTGCCCAGGCGGAAGATCTGTTGCAGGAGGTGTTCATTGCGCTTTATCAGGAAATTATGAAAGGCCGGCAGATTGAACATTTCGGCGGCTTTTCGAGGCGTGTTGCCGCCAACAAGGCAATCAGCTTTTTACGGAAGCAGAAGCGCACCTTGGTTTTTGAAGAATCCCATGAAAATGTGATAGAGGAGGAAGCGGAAGACGAGGGGCTTTTTGAAATGCGGGTGGAGGAGGTGAAAAAAGCCATCAACTCCCTGCCGGAAGGGTTTCGGACCATCGTTAACCTTTATGTGATGGAAGGGTTACCACAGGAAGAAATCGCCGGTCTGTTGGGTATTTCCCATGCAACGGTACGGACACAATACCATCGTGCCAAAAAGAAAATATTGTCGCTATTACAAAAGGAGGTCGCATAG
- a CDS encoding HEAT repeat domain-containing protein: MKKDILKEFVSENRDDFDDQEPGLDVLSKIQSRLGMEQPVVAPRAKVRKLPYWWAAAALIVVVIGIAVFFPQQKTKEHSIVTTTAPAPLSPAVRADKKDSVTTLRSMVAGIADPQEKKTGVKKRQKIRDEKNVTASTGSKAETAASNIITNDWQTALQNESSSARLAAILATGKRNTLLSGSDLQTLSNTMNNDENSNVRLAALEVLKQQENREGVKNLILQSVAKQDDPVVQMELLASLSSDEATKVKQQLLDITQDPMNIDAVRNEAYAALLRSKTNF, translated from the coding sequence ATGAAGAAAGATATTTTAAAAGAATTTGTATCCGAAAACAGGGATGATTTTGACGATCAGGAACCTGGTTTGGATGTACTCAGCAAGATCCAGTCCAGATTGGGAATGGAACAACCTGTTGTTGCGCCCCGGGCAAAAGTCAGGAAGCTTCCGTATTGGTGGGCTGCTGCAGCATTAATTGTTGTTGTAATCGGGATTGCCGTTTTTTTTCCGCAGCAGAAGACAAAGGAGCACTCAATCGTAACTACAACAGCACCGGCGCCCCTGTCACCGGCCGTTCGTGCAGATAAAAAAGATTCAGTAACAACCCTGCGATCAATGGTGGCAGGCATTGCGGATCCGCAGGAAAAGAAAACGGGTGTAAAAAAGCGGCAAAAAATCAGGGATGAAAAAAATGTAACCGCCAGCACAGGTTCTAAAGCGGAAACAGCCGCATCGAATATAATAACGAATGACTGGCAAACCGCGTTACAAAACGAAAGTTCATCTGCACGCCTGGCAGCGATCCTGGCCACCGGGAAAAGAAATACTTTATTATCCGGCAGCGATTTGCAGACGCTCTCCAATACCATGAACAATGACGAAAACAGCAATGTACGCCTCGCCGCCCTGGAGGTGCTGAAACAACAGGAAAACCGGGAGGGCGTAAAGAATTTGATCCTGCAATCTGTTGCCAAACAGGATGATCCTGTTGTACAAATGGAATTATTGGCTTCTCTATCTTCCGATGAAGCTACAAAAGTCAAACAACAACTATTAGATATAACCCAGGACCCCATGAATATTGATGCAGTACGCAACGAAGCCTATGCAGCACTGCTTCGGTCGAAAACCAATTTTTAA
- a CDS encoding DUF1801 domain-containing protein, protein MRIKNLIELFTVLPEKERIIVDVLRQIILETLPEYCKEKISYNVPFFYGNKGICIIWPSAVPRGGIREGVLLGFWQGNKLNDSDNFLTHGTNKQIFYKIYYKPEEIDAQPIIKLLKEAIKVDGSFRRTSKR, encoded by the coding sequence ATGCGAATTAAAAACCTTATTGAATTATTTACGGTTCTTCCGGAGAAAGAAAGAATCATTGTAGACGTATTGCGACAGATAATTCTTGAAACGCTTCCTGAATACTGTAAAGAAAAAATATCTTATAATGTTCCATTCTTCTATGGCAATAAAGGGATATGCATTATCTGGCCTTCCGCAGTGCCGCGCGGAGGTATCAGAGAAGGAGTGCTCCTGGGTTTTTGGCAGGGCAATAAATTAAATGACAGCGATAATTTTCTGACCCACGGCACAAACAAACAGATCTTTTATAAAATATATTACAAACCTGAGGAGATAGATGCGCAACCAATAATAAAACTTTTAAAGGAGGCGATCAAAGTAGATGGCTCGTTCAGGCGGACCTCCAAGCGCTGA
- a CDS encoding metallophosphoesterase family protein: MSSSFQNPRNPLAALWASATESYLRKEHPDLSIQEIRRLPFMLGVFEHLDQLRQKKRVPKPPDRAEAKEADNAAGVAQAAYYSQAFFDVAVTGAAYVYTGSARDELYELYLVGLEATHYIDRTVDFSTDDWYGFGLCVLVYVWMLGGPENLSRLEEALLNSLLNAPMLTQEQRNKIQEFWDMPRYGLTEMQYRDAGDPAYQNYGAIDWRVPNNAQVVMIGDWGTSMDDAREFLKALWKRAYLQYPGRKIVFLHLGDIYYCGLPYECYYNFQDVFARVSAELQNDRDIDPNNFDPNPPIFTIPGNHEYYSYGYGYFELLDNLNQGQKCSFFCLRTENNNWQFLGMDTGQADGNGLLSFLQSFGDTVKSKVDKIMDVLPDWDWITWLPNLAETTYEDYVGPFQPELRENELKWVKKRLDEFGGKTIMLSHHQLFSRKATIDHKSPEYHNTWLDAQFSSYFRDRIAAWYWGHEHAFAVYYDGVLGLNKGRLLGSSSYEVTDKADDPYENNYKMVVFAPRMDEKLVDQTGADKDKKLYSHVGAIMSLKDSEIDVRYYQFPAWSQLVDMPANAQLKEIPEVAETIRSTSFKSLKPRWIGDIPIKKEVVVTNHSPSVAVWDETLYVAYIDGRNQNNELVMCSVKIKDIHIENEQLKADWKDPQSIAAGGSKIVTKHSPAIIAVNSILYLFYIDKDNILQGISRPANGTEWASLNLYGKDQAPLKVGEAAPAVCFFQGRIYLVYRDKNSSNDLCWGYYDLNPGCQGDWKNFGGLLDHEGEKLESPNTPALAADAFHMYMTYQKKDGTIIQWAVGAPSSNAPERYQKNIAWKKLGNIDGEHYTQRGMGLAYASDAFVMVYTSSNGNLTQCALGGTGKNSLGTWVGSNTVKPITKDLQTTTARSKFVAQIGITVGGGVLVYRGLEESEIYWAYY, from the coding sequence ATGTCATCAAGTTTTCAAAATCCCCGGAACCCTCTTGCCGCCTTGTGGGCGTCAGCGACTGAATCGTATCTGCGTAAGGAACACCCCGATCTCAGCATCCAGGAAATTCGCCGCCTGCCCTTCATGCTGGGCGTATTCGAACACCTGGATCAATTGAGGCAAAAAAAACGGGTGCCAAAACCACCGGATCGGGCGGAAGCAAAAGAAGCGGACAATGCAGCGGGCGTTGCCCAGGCAGCATATTATTCCCAGGCTTTTTTTGATGTTGCCGTCACGGGTGCTGCTTATGTATACACCGGAAGTGCCCGGGATGAATTATATGAACTGTACCTGGTGGGTTTGGAAGCCACTCACTATATAGACAGAACCGTCGATTTTAGTACGGATGACTGGTACGGCTTTGGGTTATGTGTATTGGTATACGTATGGATGCTGGGAGGACCGGAAAATCTGAGCCGGCTTGAAGAGGCCCTGCTCAACAGCCTCTTAAACGCTCCGATGTTAACACAGGAGCAACGGAATAAAATTCAGGAATTTTGGGATATGCCCCGTTACGGCCTGACTGAAATGCAATACCGGGATGCGGGGGATCCGGCCTATCAAAATTATGGTGCCATCGACTGGAGGGTGCCCAATAATGCGCAGGTCGTCATGATCGGAGACTGGGGCACCTCAATGGATGACGCCCGGGAGTTTTTAAAAGCCCTCTGGAAGCGAGCCTACCTGCAATACCCGGGGCGCAAGATCGTTTTCCTCCACCTCGGTGATATCTACTATTGCGGATTGCCTTATGAATGTTATTATAACTTCCAGGATGTATTTGCCCGCGTAAGTGCCGAGTTACAGAATGACCGGGATATTGATCCCAATAATTTTGATCCAAACCCACCCATCTTCACCATACCGGGCAATCACGAATACTATTCCTACGGGTATGGGTATTTCGAATTACTTGATAATTTAAACCAGGGACAAAAATGCAGTTTCTTTTGCCTGCGTACGGAAAACAACAATTGGCAGTTCCTGGGTATGGATACCGGTCAGGCCGATGGCAATGGCTTGCTATCCTTCCTGCAAAGTTTTGGCGACACTGTAAAAAGCAAGGTAGATAAAATCATGGATGTACTGCCCGACTGGGACTGGATCACCTGGCTTCCGAATCTGGCAGAAACGACATATGAAGATTATGTGGGGCCGTTCCAGCCGGAATTACGGGAAAACGAACTTAAATGGGTGAAGAAACGATTGGACGAATTTGGCGGAAAGACGATCATGCTCTCGCATCACCAGCTGTTTTCCCGGAAGGCGACGATTGACCATAAATCTCCTGAATATCATAATACCTGGCTGGATGCGCAGTTCAGTTCCTACTTCAGAGACCGGATCGCGGCCTGGTATTGGGGGCACGAGCATGCATTTGCGGTATACTATGATGGGGTACTGGGCTTAAATAAGGGGCGATTATTGGGCAGCAGCAGCTACGAAGTGACGGACAAGGCAGATGATCCCTATGAAAACAATTATAAAATGGTTGTTTTTGCACCCAGGATGGATGAAAAACTTGTTGATCAAACCGGCGCAGACAAAGACAAAAAATTATATTCTCATGTGGGAGCCATCATGTCGTTAAAAGACTCGGAAATTGATGTGCGGTACTACCAGTTCCCCGCATGGTCGCAGCTGGTGGATATGCCCGCCAATGCCCAATTGAAAGAGATACCTGAGGTGGCCGAAACCATCAGGTCAACCTCCTTCAAGAGCCTTAAACCACGCTGGATCGGAGATATACCCATTAAAAAGGAGGTGGTTGTTACCAACCATAGTCCCTCGGTGGCCGTGTGGGATGAAACGCTATATGTAGCATATATAGACGGACGGAACCAGAATAATGAGCTGGTGATGTGTTCCGTAAAGATCAAAGACATTCATATAGAAAACGAACAATTGAAAGCCGACTGGAAGGATCCGCAATCTATTGCGGCGGGAGGCAGTAAGATCGTCACAAAACATTCACCGGCCATAATTGCCGTCAATAGTATACTTTATCTATTCTATATTGATAAAGATAATATACTGCAGGGGATTTCCAGGCCGGCAAACGGCACCGAGTGGGCATCGCTAAATCTGTATGGGAAAGATCAGGCACCGTTGAAAGTGGGTGAGGCGGCTCCGGCGGTCTGCTTCTTTCAGGGCCGGATCTACCTGGTGTACCGGGACAAAAACTCGAGCAACGACCTTTGCTGGGGCTACTACGATTTAAATCCGGGCTGCCAGGGCGACTGGAAGAATTTTGGAGGACTCCTGGATCATGAGGGCGAAAAGCTGGAATCGCCCAACACGCCGGCGCTCGCCGCAGACGCCTTTCATATGTATATGACCTATCAGAAAAAAGATGGCACCATCATCCAGTGGGCGGTCGGTGCTCCATCTAGTAACGCTCCCGAACGCTATCAAAAGAATATTGCCTGGAAAAAACTCGGCAATATTGACGGCGAACATTATACGCAGCGCGGCATGGGTTTAGCATATGCCAGTGATGCATTTGTTATGGTGTACACTTCTTCAAACGGAAACCTGACCCAGTGTGCATTAGGCGGCACCGGGAAGAACAGTTTAGGCACCTGGGTAGGAAGCAATACCGTTAAACCCATTACCAAAGATCTCCAAACGACTACAGCCCGCAGTAAGTTTGTAGCCCAGATCGGGATCACCGTCGGTGGCGGGGTACTGGTGTATCGCGGATTAGAAGAGTCCGAAATATACTGGGCATATTATTAA
- a CDS encoding SDR family oxidoreductase, which translates to METKIFITGATGAVGSQLVKKLAALHIPFKALVRTNDKADLIRQLPNAEVLVGSLADEAFLANALRGTEKAFLLTNSSAEAAQLQLSFVNAAGRAGVPHLVKLSQYAASKNSPVRFLRYHAQVEDRIKELGLTYTFLRPNLFMQGLLAFASSVKTEGRFYAAIGHAAVSIVDTRDIAAVAAAALTKTGHENKTYTITGPEALTHYQLADILSGVLEKPVSFIDVAPEHMQEALKAAGLPEWQLAGILEDYAHYARGEAAAVDDTVSRVTSAPATRFEQFVRDHKFLFI; encoded by the coding sequence ATGGAAACAAAAATCTTTATTACCGGCGCTACAGGCGCTGTGGGCTCCCAGCTGGTTAAAAAACTTGCAGCATTACACATTCCTTTTAAAGCGCTGGTCCGTACAAATGACAAAGCGGACCTTATACGGCAGTTGCCAAATGCGGAAGTTCTGGTAGGTAGCCTGGCAGATGAGGCCTTTTTAGCAAACGCACTCCGGGGAACAGAAAAAGCCTTTTTGCTTACTAATTCTTCGGCAGAGGCAGCACAACTGCAGCTGAGTTTTGTAAATGCAGCCGGCAGGGCCGGTGTGCCACACCTTGTAAAGCTGTCCCAGTACGCTGCCAGCAAAAATTCACCGGTTCGTTTCCTGCGTTATCACGCCCAGGTGGAAGACCGGATCAAAGAGCTTGGGCTTACGTATACTTTTCTCAGGCCCAACCTGTTTATGCAGGGACTGCTTGCTTTTGCGTCCTCTGTTAAGACCGAGGGGCGGTTTTATGCTGCCATTGGCCATGCAGCGGTAAGTATTGTGGATACACGGGATATTGCAGCTGTTGCGGCCGCTGCCTTAACAAAGACCGGGCACGAGAATAAAACATATACGATTACCGGTCCTGAAGCACTTACCCATTACCAGTTAGCGGATATCCTTTCGGGGGTATTAGAAAAGCCAGTAAGCTTTATTGATGTAGCGCCTGAACACATGCAGGAAGCACTGAAGGCAGCCGGGCTACCGGAATGGCAGTTGGCCGGTATATTGGAGGATTACGCCCACTATGCCAGGGGAGAAGCCGCCGCAGTGGATGATACGGTAAGCAGGGTAACCAGTGCTCCTGCCACCCGGTTTGAACAGTTTGTTCGTGATCATAAATTCCTGTTTATTTAA